The Sardina pilchardus chromosome 19, fSarPil1.1, whole genome shotgun sequence genome window below encodes:
- the LOC134066427 gene encoding phospholipase A2 inhibitor and Ly6/PLAUR domain-containing protein-like: MCLFINILFASALFYQVSAQLQCQACTGICSNPITQTCNTGEVCFSSTSRVTTDSNAIEFPFRGCIQPAACNDLNALNSTQTFSFGTGFSRITASATCCDTNGCNSNPLAAPTDTTETDLSCFTCNSTTDQVCLSSVTCVGIEDRCFNGTVDFPTGGSITNTILGRGCASRNVCPTLQSLGSFGNFSCCENCLCNEALDLKLNLRFLIILSVVGIFMH; encoded by the exons ATGTGTCTGTTCATCAATATCTTATTCGCCTCTGCACTGTTCTATCAAG TTTCTGCTCAGTTGCAGTGCCAGGCATGCACTGGTATTTGCAGTAACCCAATAACCCAAACATGCAACACTGGAGAAGTGTGCTTTTCATCAACCAGCCGAGTAACCACCGACT CAAATGCAATTGAGTTCCCCTTCAGAGGTTGCATTCAACCGGCTGCATGTAATGATCTAAATGCCTTGAACTCGACACAGACCTTTTCATTTGGCACGGGATTCTCCCGCATCACCGCTTCTGCTACCTGTTGCGATACAAATGGGTGCAATTCTAATCCATTAGCAG CTCCTACTGATACAACAGAGACTGACCTATCCTGCTTTACCTGCAATAGCACGACTGATCAAGTCTGTCTCTCTAGTGTCACTTGTGTGGGAATAGAAGATCGATGCTTTAATGGCACCG tgGATTTTCCAACTGGCGGGTCAATCACAAACACCATTTTGGGTCGTGGATGTGCATCCAGGAATGTGTGTCCTACTCTGCAGAGCCTTGGCAGCTTTGGTAACTTCTCTTGCTGTGAGAATTGCCTGTGTAACGAAGCTTTGGATCTTAAACTGAACCTCCGTTTTCTGATCATCTTGAGTGTAGTTGGAATATTCATGCACTAG